The following proteins come from a genomic window of Achromobacter deleyi:
- a CDS encoding DUF350 domain-containing protein: MHPAVTYLIYIVSALVMLGIFTAVYTTVTRYKEFELIRQGNIAAVLSYGGALVGFSFTLCSSIAIHASFVMFLVWGVAAMVVQLVVYAVVARAIRGLNEAIEENNIAMGGLIGSISLAAGVVNAACLT, from the coding sequence ATGCATCCGGCCGTGACCTATCTGATCTACATCGTCTCGGCGTTGGTGATGCTGGGCATTTTCACCGCGGTGTACACCACGGTGACGCGCTACAAGGAATTCGAGCTGATCCGCCAGGGCAACATTGCCGCGGTGCTGTCGTACGGCGGCGCGCTGGTGGGCTTTTCCTTCACCCTCTGCTCCAGCATCGCCATTCATGCGAGCTTCGTCATGTTCCTGGTCTGGGGCGTGGCCGCCATGGTGGTGCAACTGGTGGTCTACGCCGTGGTGGCGCGCGCCATCCGCGGCCTGAACGAAGCCATCGAGGAAAACAACATCGCCATGGGCGGCCTGATCGGATCGATCTCGCTGGCCGCCGGCGTGGTCAACGCCGCCTGCCTCACCTGA